CTAAAAGGCCGATGGGAAGGGTTACTATTCCATTAAAAGACATGGGAATTCAAATAGATGGGCGCTCAAATGGAACATTAACCCCATTATCAATTCGTGGAGGTAATGTCAAACCTACACAATATATTTCTAAAGTTGCTAGCGCACAAGTGAAATCTGCCATTCTTCTAGCGGGGTTACATGCTGATGGTGTGACTTCTGTTACAGAACCACATAAGTCAAGAGATCATTCGGAGCGAATGCTACGTGCATTTGGAGCTGACGTAAAGGAAGATGGACTAACTGTATCTATTGAGGGTAAACAGCCTTTAATGGGTACGAATATTCAAGTTCCAGGTGATATATCATCAGCCGCTTTTTTTCTAGTAGCTGGAGCTATTGTTCCTAACAGCAACATCACGTTAAAAAACGTTGGGGTTAATCCGACACGCACTGGGATTTTAGATGTGCTACACATGATGGGGGCAAATATTAATATAACGAATGAGCGTTTGGAAAATTTCGAACCTGTAGCTGATATTAACATTACAACATCTGAGTTAAAAGGTATAGAAATCGGTGGGGATCTTATTCCAAGGTTAATAGATGAAATACCGATCATAGCCCTGATGGCTACCCAAGCTAAAGGTGTAACAGTAATTAAAGATGCGGCAGAATTGAAAGTTAAAGAAACGAATCGTATTGATACAGTCGTTTCACAATTAATAAAGCTAGGTGCAGATATTACTGCTACTGATGACGGGATGATTATTAATGGCACGACTAAGCTAACAGGAGATCACGTCGATAGCTTTCATGACCATAGGATAGGTATGATGCTTTCAATTGCAGGATGTATTTGTGAAGGGGAGCTGACTTTACAAAATGATGAGGCAATATCGGTATCCTATCCAAACTTCTTTCATCATTTAAATAGTCTTATCAATTAAAGTACGGTTGTTTTTTGTAAGGATTCCCCACCAAAAGAGGTGGGGGTTTTTAATCGTAGTAGAGCTGACATCCCGATGTTTAGTTTTACTTTTCCGAGAGAATTTAGTTATTTATTGTGTAATGAATAACTAGGTTAATGGGTTGTAAACAAATCATTTGTTTTGGCTGTTTTCACATAGATTGTTGTTTTTCATCACCAGGTTGAACATAAAAGAGTCTGTATGCTCAATAGCGTTGTAAATTATATGAAAGGTTATTTAGATTGGCTGAATTTTGAAAGAATAGTAACAAAGCTGATCGATAGAGTATTATGAAAAGAGCGGAATATGTGTAATCGTACTTCGTTAAAAATGCTTTCGTGAGATATATGAATTGAGAGGGAGAGAGGCGTTATTGATTTCATAATTTGTGTCATAGTTACCATGCTTCGTACATAGCTTGTCATAAGACCTTTTTATCATTTCAAGGGGGATATTATGGCATATATAATTGATGAAGCCAAAGTGTTAAGAAGTAATGGAGTCGAAGCATGTTCAATTTTTGTTAAAAATAATAGGATTGACTTTATAAGAGAAAACGCCAATAGGTTTCGATCGCTTAAAATGAACGTGGATAGTTTTATCGTTACACCTGGTCATGTGATGCTTGATTTATCACTATCGACATCCCTCCCCTTTCAATTATTTAAACAACACCTTCGAACTCATTTCCTCATGAAGGGCTGTACAACAATACTTGTTATTTGTAAAATTCCTTATGAAAATCAGCTAATGAATGAACTCAATAAAGTTCGGAGAAATTTAGTTAACAGTCCGATCGATTATTACATTGGAGTACAGATTTCTTTGAAAACATTAACCCCTTCTTTTGTACGAGCTTGTAAACGAAATAAAATACCAGTAATATTAGTTGAAATTGAACGTGAAGATGATTTATTTGATGTACAGTGGGGATGGATTAGCGAAGCATTATTTTTATATCCAATTGTATTTATCCCTGTTTCGCAAAATCGATCAAAGCAAGAGCAAAAAAAGCTTACGAAGATTTGGAACCATCATACATCAACACATAAAATTCCAACTATTGCAGAATGTCCACAAGAGGGAAGACCGTTGTCAAAGGAAATATTAACAAAGATAGGAATCTATCCAGCTAAAGGGGACATTCGAGTTGGAGGGGAAGTTGATTATAATTTGTATAGCAATGAAGATCAAGTAAAGAAAGTTGCTCAAAATGCATTTGTCGATTATCATAATCATAACCCCGCTATAACGGTGCATAAAGGTGTAGTTATTAAATCAGGTGACAAAATCGATTTTCGTCCAGGTTTTGGAAATGAATGTAGTGTTAAAATTCCTGGGTATTTTTCTGCACCTACATAAACAGAACATAATTAATACTTGATGTGATAATAAAATAAGAAGGCTCTTTTCACAAACTTTGTTGCTCTTAAAAAGCAAAAAATAAAGTTATGCAGTTGACCTCATTTAAAATGAGATAAGATGCCACAACTGCTTGGTTTATACGTATGTATTTCTTATAACGAAAACCAATAATCAATGCGAAAACAGCCAATAAGAATGAGTTTAAAAAGAGAGGATTACTGTTATATGAGTACAATTGATAAAGCGTTAAGTTATATAGATAATGGAGATGTAGAGAGAGGTATTGATCTTCTAAATAGTTTAAAGCTAATCTGTACAGATGACGAAAAGTACCGAATTGCGGAGATATATTTCGATTTAGGGTTCGCAAATGACGCCAAAGTTATGCTTGAGGAATTGTTACTACTTTATCCTAATGAAGGAGAGTTATTAACTTTCTTGGCTGATGTGCTGATCGACTTAAATCATGAAGATGAAGCTATTGAGGTATTAAATACTGTATCCAAAGAAGATCCATCATTTCCGCAAGCGTTATTGCTGCTTGCAGATTTATATGAAATGCAAGGTTTAGAGGAAGTTTGTGAACAAAAGTTGTTAGAAGCAAAAAGTATCCTACCTAATGAACCACTTATTGACTTTGCCCTCGGAGAATTTTATCTAAGTCATGGATATTTTAATAAAAGTCTAACGTACTTCATTCGACTCGTAGAAAATAGTGAAACAATTTCAGGAGTAAATCTTAATCAACGTATTGCAGAAGCATACAGTTCAAGCGGTGAATTTGAAAAGTCACTTCAATATTATCAAGCAGCACTCGAAGAAAATGTAGATATTAATTTATTGTTTGGTTACGGATTTACGGCTTACCAAGCTGGAAACTATCAAACAGCAATTAATAAACTCACCGATCTTAAGGAGATCGATCCTGAATATACTTCATTATATTTATATTTAGCAAAGTCTTATGAGCATGAGGGTGCTACGACTAAAAGCTTGGAAGTAGTAAAAGAAGGACTTGCAGTGGACGAATATAATAAAGAATTATATTATTATGCAGGGAAATTAGCGATTTCAGCAGGTGAGAATACAGATGCGATTCAATACCTATATGAAGCCTTAGCTTTAGATCCAGAATACGTCGAAGCAATACATACGTTAATTGAACTATTCATGATTGAGGAGAACTATGACGAGGTTGTATATACAATTGAAGAAGCAAAAAAATATGGATTAGATGATCTCCAGTTTGCTTGGCAAATGGCAAAAGCTAAAAGCAAACTTGAAATGTTTTCAGATGCATTAAAACATTATCGTCTCGCATATACTTTCTTTAACAATGATATTGCATTTCTTGAAGAGTACGGTTATTTCTTAGTTGAAGAAGGCCTGAGAGATGAGGCGAAAACAGTTTTTTCACAGTTACTTGAACTAGACCCTGCCAATACGGAAATTGCTGATATGTTATTACAAATGGATTATTAATGATTAATTGTATCATGTTGTCTAACTCGTATAGCTGTTAATTGTTTCCTTTTATAGTTGAAAAGGAGGGAAGGAAGAGTATGGCGATTCCTGTTTCTGTTAATGAAAAAAAAGATTTTATTCGTTGGTTCTTAAGTAACTATCAATTAAAAAGAAGAGAGTGTGTTTGGATCTTAAACTACTTAATGAGTCATGATCAACTAATGAAACACGTTCATTTTGTAGAACAATCGCAATATTGCCCTCGAGGAATTATTATGTCAACACATTGTGTTGACGATGTTCCCTTTCGTTTTTATAAAGAAAATGTGATGACAACAGATGCTGAAAAATCCTTTCATGACATAAGGTTAAATCGGGAAGAGGAGATTTATATACAGCTAAACTTTCGAGCATCGATACATTCTCCCAATTATGCTGCTGTTTTAGAGGAAAATCCATATATTCCAAAACAGTTGCATATCAATGAAAAAGACCGCATTTTAGCTGAGAGGTTTTTAGAGGATTCTATACAATCGTTCCAAAAAGAAAAACTGCTAAAGTTGATTGATGAGGCGCTTGACTGTGATGATAAAGATGAATTTAACCGATTAACTGAGATTTTAAAGAAAATATGAACATTTTATGAACTTTTTTTATTGTATGTAGCCTTGCGTTATAATTTAGCAAGGTTTTTTTTTATTTGTAGTTTTCTTATGAATGTAATTATGATATGTTTTTTGCTAGTAAGGAAATTTAGTTTTGAAGACTGAATGATGGAGGGATAAATTTTGAGATGGACAATCAAGGATATTGACATGTATTTGAAATCGGCAGACTATGTTGATTCTGCTATCATTCCACTAATACCATTCGGTTTAGGTTCAAATATCAAGTCAACTGTAACTATGGGAGAATTCATAGGAATGATTACTAATGAGTTGGAGCGCCAATTTAAAGGAAGGTTATTGCTCTTACCACAGTTTACATACATGCAAGATGAGGAAATAGAAACGAAGAAAAATAAGTTGTTTACGTGGTGTACTGAATTAAAAGCTAATGGCATAAAGCATATCTTCATTTTGACAAGTGATAGTGAATGGAAGCAAATTGAATCTATAATGGAAGATATGTTAATCTGGTTGCCCGCCTTACCACTTGAACATTTAGATGACGAAGCCTACAATACAATGATGAAAGAACAAGTAAACCAATTAATTCCACTTTTTATTAATATGTGGAGAGAAAAAAACAAATAAATCTCTATATTAAGACACATAGTTGACATGTTTTAAGAGAATGATAATATTGACCTCATTGGCATATTGATATATCATGAGTATGTCCTAGTTTTATATGTGTATAATGTATGTCCGAGAAGGACCTAGCAATGTTTAGAGGGGGGAAAAATATGAGCGAGAAAAATCACCGAGTTTCTAGACGACAATTTTTGAACTACACTCTTACTGGTGTCGGTGGATTTATGGCGGCAGGGATGCTAATGCCGATGGTTCGCTTCGCAGTTGACCCTGTACTTAGACCATCGGAAGAACAAGAAATGCTTCCTGTTGCACAAGTTACAGATTTAACAAACGAGCCACAATCGTATTCTTTTAAAGTCCATCAAGTTGATGCATGGTATGAGTCAGAGGTTCCTTACACAGCTTGGGTGTATAAAGATGAAAAGGATGAAATCGTAGCATTGTCACCTATATGTAAGCATTTAGGCTGTGTTGTAGACTGGAATACAGATGAAGGCAATCCTAACCATTTCTTCTGTCCATGTCATCTTGGTCTATATACGAAGGATGGAACGAATGTACCTGGTACACCACCTTTGGCACCGCTAGATGTGTATGATTTTAAAGTAGAGGACGGGACGTTATATCTAGGAAAAGCAAAACCACGAAAGGAGGCGTAATTAATGTTAAACAAGATTTATGATTGGGTTGATGAGCGATTAGACATTACGCCTTTGTGGCGAGATATAGCTGACCATGAAGTACCTGAGCATGTTAACCCAGCTCATCATTTCTCAGCATTTGTGTATTGCTTTGGAGGCTTGACATTTTTTGTTACTGTCATTCAAATTTTATCTGGTATGTTCTTAACGATGTATTATGTTCCAGATATTGAAAATGCATGGAAATCGGTTTATTACTTGCAAAACGAAGTAGCCTTTGGGCAAATTGTTCGCGGAATGCATCATTGGGGTGCTAGCTTAGTTATTGTTATGATGTTTTTACATACGCTACGAGTATTTTTCCAAGGGGCATATAAGAAGCCACGTGAACTTAACTGGGTTGTTGGAGTTTTAATATTCTTTGTTATGCTAGGATTAGGGTTCACAGGCTATTTATTACCTTGGGATATGAAAGCGCTCTTCGCTACTAAAGTAGGACTAGAAATAGCAGTACAAACACCGTTAATAGGTGAACAATTAAAAACACTATTAGCTGGACACAGTGAAATTGTCGGGGCACAAACATTAACCCGTTTCTTTGCTATTCATGTATTCTTCTTACCAGGAGCTTTACTTGGATTGATGGGAGCCCACTTCTTAATGATCCGTAAGCAAGGAATTTCAGGTCCACTATAAAATATATGAATAATTGTATATACCTTAAACAAAGGAGGGAGAATTGAATATGCATCGTGGAAAAGGGATGAAATTTGTAGGTGATTCCCGCGTGAAAGCGGTAGAAATGCGTAAACCGAATATCCCGAAAGATTATTCGGAATACCCAGGGAAAACCGAGGCATTTTGGCCAAACTTCTTATTGAAAGAATGGATGGTAGGAGCAGTCTTTCTTACCGCATACCTAATCTTAACAGTAGCCCATCCATCGCCTTTAGAGCGTATGGCGGATCCGACTGATACTGGGTATACTCCACTGCCTGACTGGTATTTCTTATTCTTATATCAATTACTTAAATATACTTATGCGTCTAGTCAGTATACAGTATTAGGTGCATTTATTATGCCTGGATTAGCATTTGGTGCATTATTGCTCGCGCCATTTATTGACCGAGGACCTGAGCGTCGTCCTCTTAAAAGACCGTTAGCGACAGGATTTATGCTATTATCAATCGCTGCAATTACTTTCTTAACTTGGGAATCTGTAGATCAGCATGATTGGGAGTTAGCTAAAAAGCAAGGAGAAATTGTTATTGTTCCTGACGTTGAGGTAGATACTGATGCTGAAGGTTATAAATTATTAGAGGCAAATACTTGTTTATCTTGTCACGGTAATGACTTATTAGGTGGATCTGCAGCACCAGCACTTATCGATACAGGCTTAACTGTTGATGAAATTACAAATATTGTGATTAACGGACAAGGCGCAATGCCTCCAGGCCTTTTCAATGGAACTGATGAAGAACTTCAAAAGGTTGCAGAGTTTATCGAAAGCTTGAAGCCTTAAAAAAAGCTGACTAAAAGTCAGCTTTTTTTTTATTAAGGATGTTTTTGCATTTGATTGCTACTATTTTAGCAATAGCAACAAAGTTTACTGAAAGAGCTGTTTAAAAATAACTTTGTCCAAGTTTTTTAAAAATTGGTTTCTTACGTCGTTGAGAAGATGGAGGTGCTTTATCTGTATGATCTTCTTTAACACCGACGTAAGTTTGAAGTAGCATTTTTGCCTGTGACAATGGCATATGCGTCTTAGGGTTACGATATGTTTGGTTTAAATCCCCAAGATGTGGAAGTTTTGAAAAATCATCTTTTGTAGGGGGCATATGGAAAAAATAATCACCAGCAGACACGAGTACATCTGATTGCTGAATGCTGTTTCGAGGATTTCTTGAGAAGTGAAGGCCAATCTTTTCCGCCTTTTTTTCAGCTACTAGTTTTTGCAGAGCTTTCCGCTTTAACAGATACAGAAATTTAGGGTTTGTAGCTGTTTTAGCATGACGGTTTACAATGAAGATAGCCTTAGTGAGGTTACTAATAGTAGGTTTCAGTGGAGGAATTTCATTTGAGTTATTCATAGTCATCACCTTTCATTTATCTTTTAAAAATAGTTGTTTTCGTATAGATTGTTGTTTCGTACTAAAAAATCTTCACTTATACGGCTAGAATTTCAGTCATCTTTTCTTCTATAAAAACGATGACTTTCGTAAAACGACATATTTAACTGTTAGTTTACGAAAAGAGCATTTTAAATTAATTAGCATGTATATATATACCATTATACATTTTGTGTATGAATTTGCAAAAAAAAAGATATATCGAGAAAATAGTTTATGGTTGATGGTAAAATAAATCACACTGTACAGTTTACAGCTTATCGATAATGAGTATGGCTGAAGAAATCTAGAGGACACTTAAGTCCTCTTGAATAGTGGTAATTAGACAGCAAATGTTTGATATTGTTAATTAAAGGCTCTTTGCGTAAACTTAGTTTCTTTTTGTTTTTGAATAACTGATGTGTACGATATGATTTTTATAGTCTTTAACGAAAAGCAGCATTTAATGCGAAAACATCCTAATTAAAAGGTTGCTTTCTATACGAAAAAGGATAATTATAACCAAAACCGTAAGGGTTACCGTAACCTCCCCCATAATAATATCCTCCGCCGTAGGGGTAGCCGCCGTAATAAGGAGGATAATATGGTGGTCTAAAAATATAAGGGCTTATCGCAAGCCCAGCTAAAAATGGGAGGAATGGGAATCTTTGATAATGTTGAAAATGATGTGGATACATATTTCATCCGCCTCCTATCGTTCATTCTTTTCATCATATGGGGAAAAAGCGGAAGTTGAGCTTGATTACTTACAAGCTGTGCAGGAGAATTAAGCCTATATTTTACCTTTCTTCAAGTTTTTATAATATAGGAGTGATTAGATGTTGGTCTATTTAACACAAGTATTGTCTGTCGGAATTGGGGGCGCATTGGGTGCATGTGTACGTTATTTATTGCAAGTTGGTCTTGGAAATGACTTTTTTCCGATTGCCACTTTTATTGCAAATATGGTAGGTTCCTTCTTATTAGGCTTGTTATCAGGACTAACAGTAAGATATGAAATAAAAAACACCATCAAACTATGTATTGGAACAGGTTTTTGTGGAGGGTTTACAACAATGTCTGCTTTCGCCGCAGATATATATATTTTAAATACTCAGGAATATTCAAGTGTAATGTTTGTTTATATAAGTATAACGTTATTCCTAGGCTTAATATTATCTTTTATCGGGATAGTAATTGGACGAGGAGTAAAAAGTTAAGTGATAGGAAGGTGAAGTGGTGTTGACTATTTTGTCAATCATGCTTGGGGGTGCTATAGGAGCAATGAGTCGATATAGTATCGGTTTACTCATTTCAAAAAAAAAGAATCATTCAGGGTTTCCGGTTTCAATGATCATTGTTAATTGGATTGGCTCCTTCGGACTAGGTATCAGTGTTCATTTTATAAATGGCTTATACCCTCATGCTCAATCGCTCATAACAATAGGTTTTTTTGGAGCGCTTACTACGTATTCAACTTTCAGCGTGGAGGCAGTTGAATTAATCTTAGAGAAAAAGTATGTAAGTGGTTTATCATATATACTCCTCACGTTCATAGGGAGTATTGGTTTATATTTTTTAGGGGTTAGCTGGTTTTAGAATGTGTTCACTCCTATCAATTAGTGAGAACACGTCAGGATAGGAGTTTATAAATAACGGTAAATATTATGTACTTATAGTAGAATACAATGCTAGAAACATGCTCTAGCCTATTTTTAAGCATTAAGATGGAAGACGGTTATTTCTGGCTTAGACAAAAAACGGAATGGGAGGCGTGTTGTCCCAATACCACGATTTACATAGAT
This Cytobacillus sp. IB215665 DNA region includes the following protein-coding sequences:
- the aroA gene encoding 3-phosphoshikimate 1-carboxyvinyltransferase — its product is MIKTKVPSLVGTLHIPGDKSISHRAVMFGAIANGKTTINNFLAGDDCLSTIDCFRKMGVTIEQNDDHVEIEGQGIEKLNEPSDILNVGNSGTTTRLILGLLAGCDFHACLIGDDSIAKRPMGRVTIPLKDMGIQIDGRSNGTLTPLSIRGGNVKPTQYISKVASAQVKSAILLAGLHADGVTSVTEPHKSRDHSERMLRAFGADVKEDGLTVSIEGKQPLMGTNIQVPGDISSAAFFLVAGAIVPNSNITLKNVGVNPTRTGILDVLHMMGANINITNERLENFEPVADINITTSELKGIEIGGDLIPRLIDEIPIIALMATQAKGVTVIKDAAELKVKETNRIDTVVSQLIKLGADITATDDGMIINGTTKLTGDHVDSFHDHRIGMMLSIAGCICEGELTLQNDEAISVSYPNFFHHLNSLIN
- a CDS encoding tetratricopeptide repeat protein; its protein translation is MSTIDKALSYIDNGDVERGIDLLNSLKLICTDDEKYRIAEIYFDLGFANDAKVMLEELLLLYPNEGELLTFLADVLIDLNHEDEAIEVLNTVSKEDPSFPQALLLLADLYEMQGLEEVCEQKLLEAKSILPNEPLIDFALGEFYLSHGYFNKSLTYFIRLVENSETISGVNLNQRIAEAYSSSGEFEKSLQYYQAALEENVDINLLFGYGFTAYQAGNYQTAINKLTDLKEIDPEYTSLYLYLAKSYEHEGATTKSLEVVKEGLAVDEYNKELYYYAGKLAISAGENTDAIQYLYEALALDPEYVEAIHTLIELFMIEENYDEVVYTIEEAKKYGLDDLQFAWQMAKAKSKLEMFSDALKHYRLAYTFFNNDIAFLEEYGYFLVEEGLRDEAKTVFSQLLELDPANTEIADMLLQMDY
- a CDS encoding ReoY family proteolytic degradation factor, whose translation is MAIPVSVNEKKDFIRWFLSNYQLKRRECVWILNYLMSHDQLMKHVHFVEQSQYCPRGIIMSTHCVDDVPFRFYKENVMTTDAEKSFHDIRLNREEEIYIQLNFRASIHSPNYAAVLEENPYIPKQLHINEKDRILAERFLEDSIQSFQKEKLLKLIDEALDCDDKDEFNRLTEILKKI
- a CDS encoding YpiF family protein, whose product is MRWTIKDIDMYLKSADYVDSAIIPLIPFGLGSNIKSTVTMGEFIGMITNELERQFKGRLLLLPQFTYMQDEEIETKKNKLFTWCTELKANGIKHIFILTSDSEWKQIESIMEDMLIWLPALPLEHLDDEAYNTMMKEQVNQLIPLFINMWREKNK
- a CDS encoding ubiquinol-cytochrome c reductase iron-sulfur subunit, which produces MSEKNHRVSRRQFLNYTLTGVGGFMAAGMLMPMVRFAVDPVLRPSEEQEMLPVAQVTDLTNEPQSYSFKVHQVDAWYESEVPYTAWVYKDEKDEIVALSPICKHLGCVVDWNTDEGNPNHFFCPCHLGLYTKDGTNVPGTPPLAPLDVYDFKVEDGTLYLGKAKPRKEA
- the qcrB gene encoding menaquinol-cytochrome c reductase cytochrome b subunit, whose translation is MLNKIYDWVDERLDITPLWRDIADHEVPEHVNPAHHFSAFVYCFGGLTFFVTVIQILSGMFLTMYYVPDIENAWKSVYYLQNEVAFGQIVRGMHHWGASLVIVMMFLHTLRVFFQGAYKKPRELNWVVGVLIFFVMLGLGFTGYLLPWDMKALFATKVGLEIAVQTPLIGEQLKTLLAGHSEIVGAQTLTRFFAIHVFFLPGALLGLMGAHFLMIRKQGISGPL
- a CDS encoding menaquinol-cytochrome c reductase cytochrome b/c subunit translates to MHRGKGMKFVGDSRVKAVEMRKPNIPKDYSEYPGKTEAFWPNFLLKEWMVGAVFLTAYLILTVAHPSPLERMADPTDTGYTPLPDWYFLFLYQLLKYTYASSQYTVLGAFIMPGLAFGALLLAPFIDRGPERRPLKRPLATGFMLLSIAAITFLTWESVDQHDWELAKKQGEIVIVPDVEVDTDAEGYKLLEANTCLSCHGNDLLGGSAAPALIDTGLTVDEITNIVINGQGAMPPGLFNGTDEELQKVAEFIESLKP
- a CDS encoding YkyB family protein; its protein translation is MNNSNEIPPLKPTISNLTKAIFIVNRHAKTATNPKFLYLLKRKALQKLVAEKKAEKIGLHFSRNPRNSIQQSDVLVSAGDYFFHMPPTKDDFSKLPHLGDLNQTYRNPKTHMPLSQAKMLLQTYVGVKEDHTDKAPPSSQRRKKPIFKKLGQSYF
- a CDS encoding penicillin-binding protein, translating into MYPHHFQHYQRFPFLPFLAGLAISPYIFRPPYYPPYYGGYPYGGGYYYGGGYGNPYGFGYNYPFSYRKQPFN
- a CDS encoding CrcB family protein, producing MLVYLTQVLSVGIGGALGACVRYLLQVGLGNDFFPIATFIANMVGSFLLGLLSGLTVRYEIKNTIKLCIGTGFCGGFTTMSAFAADIYILNTQEYSSVMFVYISITLFLGLILSFIGIVIGRGVKS
- the crcB gene encoding fluoride efflux transporter CrcB, translating into MTILSIMLGGAIGAMSRYSIGLLISKKKNHSGFPVSMIIVNWIGSFGLGISVHFINGLYPHAQSLITIGFFGALTTYSTFSVEAVELILEKKYVSGLSYILLTFIGSIGLYFLGVSWF